TCTCTACCCGCCCGTCTACTTCCTGGACTTTGCGTTCTTCTACGCGCTGCCCCTGGGCCTGGCCACTGTGTCCTATGCACTCATAGCACGCGTCCTCTTCGCGGGGCCGCTGCCTCCTGGTGACTGGGGACGATCGGGCTCTGTGCACCAGGGCGGCCCCGCTGGCCAAGGGCGCTTCTCCTCCCGCGGCAGGAGGGGTGACCTCAACTCCTGAAAGCAGGTACGGACGTCCCTCCTCATTCGGACCCCTGTACTGAGCCAGCAGCAGATTGGTGGATGGAAGCTTGGGCCCTCCTAGAGTCAAGCTCAAGTTCAAGTCCAGGTGGTGCCACTTACTCGGCTTGTTTTTTGGCGACATCACTTCTGAGCGTTTCTGAGCCTCCGTTGCCTCTCCTGTTGTATGAGGTAATGGCACAGAAATGGCATGATTCATTTAGAGTCAATGTCACAAACTAAACGCTAAATTCATCTTGGTTTGTTATTAAACTTCCTCAGCGAGTCCCTACACCGTAGctgttattctctttcttctactgatggggaaagtgaggctcagagaggtgaagtgactttcccaagacTATACTACGCCATCTGGCGCTAAAACTGCTCCAACGGGCCGGGACAGTCTGAAAGCCCAAGAGGATGGGTTCTGGGGAGATTGAGAGaaattcagcatttattgagcacttactgtgtgcctgaTTCTCTGATGGTTCCTGATAGTACCCCTATTTGGGAGGTTTCATACCTATTTTTATGGACAAGGAAACAGGCTTAGAGGGGACAAGGGAGCGACAGAGGCGACACAGTAAGGGAACTGGGTGCAGGAACGCATGTGTCCAGGCTCCTCGTTTCCTCCACCCCCATTCCAGCAGTGCAGCCTGCCAAGGGTTTTCTAGGAATGCAGGTGGGAGGAGCGCTCTCTGGGCCCAACTGGTCTTTATCTTCAGCCTTCCACCCCCACCCACAGCTCACGGGGGAGGCGGGAGGACACCTTGTCCTGGCTGAGTCACTCCTGAGCCAGGCAAGGACCACATGCGCCATGTCCCTGCCTCTCCAGTGGGCACACTGTTGGGGGCTCTTCCAGCTGCCCTCAAAAGCCCCTTTGGTCCATCCTGCTTGCAGCCACTTTAGGTCAAAGCAACTAttagagggaagggggcagggcactgGCTGAGCAGGTTTGAAATATTAACTTTAGGTGCCAGACAAATGCACCTCCTGCCCTCCCACTGGCTTATTTACTACTGTTTACCACTCTCAGGCTCAACCTGGAAGGACTGGGGTCAAACTCCTGCTTGTATGCTTTAGGTGAAACTTCTGGTGGTGAAAAGAGTATTCCAGACCTGGGTTCTGGCTCCTAGCTTTGCTAACGTCTTGCTGTATGgctttgggtaagtcacttcaCCTTGCTGAGACttgatttcctcctctgtaaaatgagaacaattaTAGTGCTCATCTACCTCAACGGATGGTAGTAAATATTATaaatctggcatatagtaagtattCAACATATGGTAcctattattgttgttttgttggGGCATTAATGTCTTTTTTCATACTGGGTGGGCTGTGTCTATGGACCAAGTGTTCCTTTCATGCCTACGAGAGTCCTTGCAGAATGCAATGTACAATTCCAACAGGGAAGAGGCATTAAAGGAAATCAGAAAGCCCAGTGCAAGgtggagaataataataacaacaacaacaacaattaacATTTGTTGGGTATttgctatgtgctgggcactggactTAGTGCTTATACaaatttacattttgaatttttataacaaCTCTATGATGTACTGTTATCATCTCAGTTtgacacatgaggaaactgagtcacagagaggctgcccaaggttacagagctggtaagtgacagaaccaagatttgaacccaggcaacctgggtccagagcccacacactgccaTCCAGCATTTATCACCCAAACGAACCTAAAATGGAATGGAACAGGATCTGAATTTGGTAAAATCACGAGTCAAGACCTACTAGGGAATTCTTACGATTTCACGGTTCCTGGAGAATATTATAGCACAGGTGTTGAATGTATCCAGGGTTTTCTGGACAGAACCAGTGCCAGAACTATTTGGGCAATTTAAGCTCTAGTAAGTGAACTCTTGCCACCCATGTTTTGGTCTCTGAAGGGGTCACTGAGGACCCCGGGGGTAGGAGCACCTGTGAGCTGCTGTCCTCCCAGGTATTAAGGATGTCCGGCTCCATTGACGATGTCCCCTTGTGGTGACTTCATTCCGGAATTTAGAAACTGTGCATCTTTTGAAACACCTTCCAGCGTGTACCACCTCTAGGAGGCTTTATTTAGTCTATGCTGTCAGGGAAGTGCTGGCTGAGATCTGAAGAGTTAGGAAGtgaagaggagggagcagggagaggcatTACAGGCAGTCCAGGGCAAAGGCAGGAAGGAGCatcaggagggagggagcagggtgaGTGAAAGAGCCGGAAGGGAGCGTGTGGCTGGGaatgctggggagagagggacatGTCTAAGGCCAAACAGCTGGTtcgtggtggagccaggattctaacccagctctgcccagctcTGAACCTCATGCTATTgcaatagtaatagtagtagagGTTATgttagtagtagtagcagcagcagcagtaaacCCACAGTAAACCCACATAAGCATCTACTACACGCCTGGCACTGTTCTACATTCTTTACTGGCATTAACTCCTTCACTCCTCACGTCCACCTATGATGAAGGCAGCACTGTGTCTCCATCTTATAGAAgaaggagctgaggctcagcGGATGAATGAATTTGCTTACAGTCTGTGGTAGCCCAGCCAAGGGCTTTGGAGGTAGATTGCAGCTGGAAGGTTTCCCAAAGCTTGAGCAGGGCAGGGAAGACTGTATAATGGTTTTCTAGGTGGGGATGGAGTTGAAGGGAGAGCATGCATGAGGGCACAGCTTGGCAAGGCCCGGATACTCTTTGGGGTTACTCCTCCCACAAGCTCACGGAGAGACCCAGAACCCAGGGTTCTCCCTTGGCACCcatgcctttcttttttcctgtcttaCCCTGAAGGTCACCAAGATGCTGGCTGTGGTGGTGGTCCTTTTTGCTCTGCTGTGGCTGCCCTACCCCACCCTGGTGGTGGTGAATTCCTTCCTGAGCCCGCCCTACCTCAACCTCGGCTTCCTTCTCTTCTGCCGCCTTTGCATCTACGTGAACAGCGCAGTCAACCCCATCATCTATGCCCTCATGTCCCAGAGCTGCCGGGAGGCCTTCCATGGACTATTTCAGTGCTGACTGGCCGTGCCCCAGCTTCTGCCCCAGGAGGCCACCCCTGTTTACTACAGTGTCATCAAAGACTGTTCCCAGCACAGACTGGGCTCTTGGAGGGAACAAGGAAGTGTGATGTCCAGGCAGGGAGGGGATCCTGGCACATCAGGGCAAGGCCCACCCTCTTGCCCCTGCTGAGGTGAAGGGGTCTCCATGCATTTGGGGAAACATGGCTCTTGGAGGAGAGAGTGGTGTCCAGGGCTGTTCGGTAGAGGTGCACacgttgtgcactgcacaacccTAGGGATCACCATTAACATTGCAGACAGCCTAGATTTGTATATTTAGTAAAACAGTTTCCCAgtttaataaatatacaaatctaAGAGGTTGCCacaattatttattatatgaacaaatgaatagataatgaataaaaactaaatttaatcTTAATACTCAACACCCTTTGCTAAGATCTGGCTACCAGTGTGAGGTGTAGATTGTGACTTGTTGGGAGTTCTTTGTTGGCAACAGAAAGTATCTCTggctaattaaattaaaaaggaattgaTTGGAGTTGGAAAGAACCATAACCAGGATAACCCCAGGGATCCACATAGCAGGAATTAATGGGCAGTGGCTTCATGGCATCTATATCAGAATGAATCAACCCCACCTAGGCCAGGAGAAGGATGGGCAATTTATTGGACTGTCATTCAATAGCTGCCATTGACTGTTGTATAGTTTGGGTACTGCTCCATTCCAGTGGGCACCACTCAGCAGTTTAAATGGATGGATCCTCTGAAGTTGTGCAGTGCATAGCCTATGTGAGTGTATATGGCAGACCTTAATGGGAATAGGGTGGTTCCTCAAAGGAAAGTTGAAGTGCTTGTTATCAGAAAAAGGCAGTATGGATGTCAGAggaccaaacaaaaacaaaagtaaaaaaactaacaacaatAGATATCCACCACAGAAGAGTCCACCCGGGTTCACAGCAGCAGGACCCTTCTGCCAGGGCAGCAAAGTTCACCTATAGTCAACAGCTGCTGGCCCATGATAATACTGTacgtgtctgtctctgtgtccaaattctgCATGttgcttccccccccccttttttagTAAAGACACAGTCATATCAGATTAAGGTCCACACTAATGACCACATCTTAATTTGATCAtgaaaagaccctatttccaaataaggccacatcgACAGGTACTGGGTGTTAAAACTTCAACATCTCTTAGGGGAACATGACGCCATCCTACAATCCTCCTGATAGCTctattagaataaaattaattatgactttatattttctttgtgacGTGTATGGATATCTCTCTTCTGAGTTATTTGGACAATATGACATAAGTGGGTCTTGCAAGGGTAGAAATCCCAGCATTGAATCTACGGCAGAGATAGTGAATCTCAGGCTGATTCCAGCATATAGGTGGTGATCCAATAAAcacctgttgaatgaatggttTAAAAAACAGAGGGGAAATTATTGCAAGAATAAGGGGGGAAACAGGGAAAGTGACAGGGGGATGGGGTCTGAGTTCTATAGCTTCCCAGGTCCCCAACTCCATGGCTCAATCTCGTTAGCACGGAGCTCAGGGACTGGTCCTCAGAGGTGATGAATCAGTCTGAATAGCctagcaggaggggaggggagcaatGGGAAAGAGGTGGGACAGGAGGGGAAATGgctggagggaggatggggaagaggCAGACCAGAAAGCAGATATTGACAATGCAACTTCCACTGTGGCCTCTTATCAATGTCTACTGATTAGACTTCAAGGACCCAGGTCCTTAACACTTAGTTACACAgtcatagaaaactaatacaaacacAAAGATCTTCACAATTTTTGCCCACTGccataaatgctttttttttttttttttttaggaagaggATTATGAGGGTATTCTTAACTTACtagttgaatttgaatttcaaatgtatgcacgtgtgtgtgtgtgtgtgtgtgtgtgtgtgtgtaaaggcaGAAAGAATAGAATACACACAGATCCTCACTGAGATAAGCactgaagaaaagagaataaaaatattacataaatcaTCACTTTTAGGTACAGGCTCATAGGTAAATTTTATCTTTGATGTTaagtattttccttttaaaaaatttccatagTGCTGCAGTAACTTCTGCCTGTCCTCAAATCAttccttctgccatcttgccttctgtgttagtttgctaggtcTGCAGTAACaaggtaccacaaactgggtggcttaaacaacagaaatttattgtctcacagttccggaggctagaagtctgaaatcaactTGTCGGCAGGGTTGATTCCTCCTGAGGGAAGTGAGGGAGATTCGCCAAGCCCTTCTCCTAGCTTCTTGTAGCCtcaggcgttccttggcttgtaggtttCATtccctctgtgtcttcacatcgtctttttttattggagtataattgctttataatgttgtggtagtttctgctgtacagtgaagtgaatcagctatatgtatacatatatcccctccctcttggacctctctccCCCCCAATCCCACTcacctaggtcatcacagagcaccgagctgagctccctgttaCACGTCTTTTCCTTGGATATTCTTGCTGTCACCCAATCCTCCAGTCCTGCTCTTTCCAAGCCATAAGCTGGACAGGCCATGCAATGCTCCCCACTGATAGATTTCCTTTCAGCATGAATTCTTGGATTAGAGAATGTTTGAATTCTACGTTTTcatacattcaaaatatttatatggaTTCACCAAAATAGGTGAAAGCTTTGTTGTGTTGGTTACGTTCTTCTGCTTGCTCCCCTATGAGATGCTGGATATATACTATAGAAGTCTTTCTCACATTTGAAATGTTCATTGGGTATACTCCCCAGTGTGTGTTCTGATGCTGAGTGGGAAAAACAGGAGGAAGAACAAGGGACTATACACCTCTGGTGTTCCTAAGAGAAGTTTAGGAGAAAGATAAGGATTTGGGAATCATTAGCATTTTGGTGGACACTTCATAGTCTGTAATCTTCGCTTCTCAACTATAGTCTTCGGTGAAATTCATATGcaccttttctttttgtattaatGGTTCCTAGCAATCAACCAAGCTGAGTAAGGACAACAGAGGCTCCTCTAAGGAGCCCTCCGTTGTGGGCGGTGGCCGCGGTGCCTTATGGGGAATGTAGTCCGGAAAAGCGTCGACCGCCCTTTGGAAAACCTGGGAAGGACGGCCCGGCGGCCTCTTCTGCGCATGTGGGGCCTCGGCTCTCTACGTGGGCGCGTTTACGTGTTCTCCTCTAGGCTTTTCCCGCGGAGGGTCCTGCAGCCGCCGGGGCGCGCCGTTCCGTGGTCACATGGGCCTGGTGAACTGGGAGCGAAGCGGGTGCACCCACAAGTTAAATGACTGGCGGGGAGCTCCGAGCCCTCGGGGGCTGGAGGGGAAGTGGCTGGGCGGAGCTGGCCTCGGTCCGCGGAGAGTGGGTGCGCGCTCTTCCCGCATCCCTCTCCAGGGAGGCCCGGAGCCGGGTTTCCCATGGTCCCGGAGAAGGGGAGCGAAGGCCGGGCTCCTGACCTGCAGGTCTCATGGCGGGCGCTCCCTGCAGCCATTCATTGCCTGAAGAAGGTGCTCTGTGAAGGTGCAAGGTTTGTACATTCAAATGGCTAAAATCTGATCCCCAAAGTTCCGCTGAGGCGCTTGGATCTGCAGCCTGCTGGGCTGGGTTGAAGAATACTGGAGGCCGTTAGGGAAGGGAAGGACTATTTATAGAAACAAATATGGTAATCAttatattagttattttatactaAGCATTTATTAGAAGAAAGATGTGAGCTTCAGTTGAAGAGAATGGCCAGGATGTAGATATGACTGGAAAAGATTTCAGGGGGCTGGCGCTGGGGGCTGATGTCTGCAGCGCTGCATGAGGTTTTAAGAGCATGATGTTTGTGTCCAGACCAGGTGCTGCCACAGAACAGCACTGCATCCCAGGGCGTGTTATTTcatcctgttttctcatctgtaaaatgagcctAGGAATAATATTTGCCCCATAGGGTTGTTCTGAAGTAAAAAGCAAGCCCAGAATATAATACACCCTCGACACGTATCCCTTGCAATCAGTGTTACAAAGATTTTTAGATATCTCCCTCAATCCTCCCAACCAGGCTGTGAAGTCGGCATTACTGCCCCCTGTCGGAGCACATTTTAAAACCTCATTTACAGAGAGCTAAAGTGATTTATTCTCTGGTGAAtgagttgattttaaaatgaagtctATTTTACTCCCAGTCTCATGATCTTTGTAATATGCATTCCCCTCTGCCTACACCCATTGGGTTTTTTCTGGCATGATGACTTGCCTTCTGTGTGCCCTAGAAAGCAGTTATACTATGTATTTTGATAATCAAACCATTGGACCTATTTTCCTTAGGTCACAAGGTGTAATCGAGGCTTCTGGGCTCTTTCTGCCTCCTGCGGTATTGTCTCACTTCTCAGCGGCCTTGATTGGATTTTAGGAAAGGTCCAGCTCACCAGGCACTTGAACCTTGGGACCCCAAGCGCAGATTCCAGCTAATGGAAAAGTGGCTGCTACACCCAGGTGGAAACAAAACCGTCCCAGTGAAGGAAAAAGCAGAAGCCTCCAAGGACAGAAATCACACCTGGAAGAACATGTTTCTGAACTGAAATCTCTCCCTAGGATTTTAAGGCCGAGACAGAATTCCTGAAAGGAGCATATTCAAGAGTTACTGGACCAGAATTTTCCTCTCCAGGGTGAGCAGAATCTGGGTGATCATACCATATTCAAAGACCATTGATTATTGTGGCTCAGCAAAGCCTCAGTTCAACTTTCAGAAGAAAGATGTGAGTTGCAATGGAAGGGGATGGGCAGGGTACAGATTTGTCAGGAAAAGACACTTCATTGGAGGATTGGTGAGGCTGTGAGTTGGAGGCAAGGGGTACCAGGCGTAGCTAAGGAGATTACTTTCTAAACACATACATGTCATTCCCTGCAAtctccactctttctttttttttttttttaaagattttattttcatttatttatttatttttggctgcaccgggtcttagttacggcatgcatccaggatctagttccccgaccagggattgaacccgggcccccctgcattgggagcatggagtcttacccactggcccaccagggaagtgccctcCACTCTCTGATTGTTCTGAGTTGCTTGAACCACGTTTCTCACCTGCTCGTGTCATTTCAACTCACTTGATGCAGTCTTGTGTCTGCCGCCACCACACTCATGAATCTGttctagtaaatattttcaaatccagTGGGTATTTTCCAGTTCATGCTTTACTAAACTCTTTATTGCATTTGACAGTCTGACCACACCCTCCTTGAAATGCATCTCTGAGAATGTCTGTGACGCCACAAAGATACACTTAGAGAGTTGTCGCTTTCCCCCCATCCCATTCTACCCCATTCCTGTCGCCCCCATTCTTTCCAACTATTCCCACCTGTCCCCTGAAGGTAACCAGTTTCTTTGGTTTCTGGTCTACcctttctgtatttccttttgtACACATAAGCAGATACATGTGTATTTTCTTACATCCCCTTTCTTACATAAAAGGTAGCATACTATAGATACTCTTTCTCACTTACTAATATAGCCTGGGAATCACTCCATATTGGTCCATAGAGATCTGCCCTGTTATTTATGCCTTCTAATATTGCTTTTGGTCACCACTCTCTCTTCTGAGCTTCAGAACCATATATCCAACTGCCCACTGGACATCTCTACTTGTATCCTTCACAGACTCGAGCATGGCATCTGAAACAGCAATGCATCAGTTTCCTATGCTCgattctttttttgcttttgttttgtattcCTAATCTCAGCATATGATGCTCCCAAAATAATCTGGAACAAAATAATCTGCACATTATATCTCCCATGCACAACCAATTAGTGGCCAAATCCTCTGGCTCCTCATCGTGTAAGATTgattccctccttcccacccctaccAGAGCTACCTGTGGTCACGTCTCACCATGGCGTCCTAGTTTTCTTCCCCTCTAATTTGATCTTTAAGCCATTTCCCATTTTTCTAGAGTTGGGGACAGCAGACATTttttgtaaaggaccagataataaCTACTTTTGGCTTTGCTGGCCCTCTGGTCTCTGTCAAATCAACTCAGCACAGCTGCTGTAGTGTGACAGCAGTACAGAATAcgtgtaaacaaatgggcatggccgGATTTGGGTCTTAGTGGGTTGGATTAGGCTCACAGGCTGTAGTGTGCCGACCCCTATGCTCTGGAGCATTGCTTCCAAAATGCAAATTTGATCACATCTTAACAGTCCTTGCTGACAAATATCTCTTTATGGATTTCCATGATCACAACAGTGGTCTCCAAAGTGGAGGATGGGGGCACCCCAGGAATCCACTGGGCTTCTGTTCACCTCAgattaaatgtattctttcagaGATTGGTTTCATTCAAGGACCTGACTGTGGAAAGGGATCCACTGGGCTTCTGTTCACCTCAGATTAAACGTATTCTTGCAGAGATTGGTTTCATTCAAGGACCTGACTGCGGACTTCACCCAGGAGGAGTGGCAGCAGCTGGACCGTGCTCAGAGGCTCCTGTAGAGGGATGTGGTGCTGGAGAACTACAGCAGCCGCATCTCGGTGGGTAAGTACAGCTTCCCTGTGTAACTACCAAGAGATGTGTTTGCTCTGTGTTGCAAAAACATGTTGAATTTCATTATTTAGCCTTGAGTTTCAGGGGAGAGAGATGATTAAACCCTTTTAGGCAATGTTAGTGTCGTGCTTGTGCTcactgccctccctccacccttcccctgaATGTTCTAGCTCTAATGACCTGTTGCTGGACATCTTCATCACACAGCTTTTGAAGCTGTCTTTCTTCATCCTTCAAGTCCCCAAAGTCCAAAGGGCTTGGTCCAAGTTCTATATCATTTTAACAGGGTATCAACGTTAGCAAACCAGATGTGATCTTCAGACTGGAGCAAGGAGAAGAACCACGGACAGTAGAGGAATTCTCAAGTCAGAACTACTCAGGTGAGTGATAACTAAGCAGGTGGAAACCAGTGGAAATGAGAGTTCTGTGGTGGTTAGTGATCATAGTTGGCATCTTTGTAATGTTCCTCAGGAATCTCTTTTTATAGGCCCCAGACCTTGGGAAGTAATTGAGGACAAATGACTGTCACGCTATAGATACTTAAAAACATTGTCCCCGAaaaatgtacttcttttttttttttttaatttttatttatttatttatttgtttgcttgtttatttattgttggctgtgttgggtcttcgttgctgtgtgcgggctttctctacttgcggtgagtgggggctacacttcgttaccgcgtgcgggcttctcattgcagtggcttctcttgttgtggagcacaggctctaggcacgtgggcttcagtagttgtggcacacgggctcagtagttttggctcgcgggctctagagcacaggctcagtagctgtggcacacgggcttagttgctccgtggcatgtgggatcttcctggaccagggctcgaacccatgtcccctgcattggcagatggattcttaactactgcaccaccagggaagtcctaaatgtACTTCTTTAATCGAAATTTGTAAAGATTTTTGCTGCTAAGTTATCCATCCCTGGTATACAGACCCTCTTTTAGCATACTCTGAACTTTAGTTCTGTGGCATTCTCTTTTGCCTACCTGACCCCACCTTCCTTTAACATAGACTTGCTGTATATTCAGACATTCATAGGtcagtcttaaaaaaataaatcttgctTGATTTACACAATCTATTTGCAAATCTAGTTGCATTCCAcgtttttctccatcctttaaCTGAGAGATCAGTTTCACTCTCCATGCTCAGTCCCACTGGGTGGGGACTAGGGTGAGACAACCAAGGTGCCTCAGATACAAAACTTAAGAAGACACTCACTCTTGGGGGGGGTGCGCGTGCCCTAGAGGTCACGCCTACCTCACCCTAGTTCCAGCCCTGCTCAGCCCACagtctttctttctattctttgtaTTTGTGCAAATTCTGAAGTTCCCATGCGCTAGCAAAAGTTGAGACTCACGccttccttctgtgtctctttgtACCTCTGACCATCTCTCTGAAGTCTCTGTCTCCTGGTCTCACTGCCTCTGAGTGCTTCTTTGAGTCTCATCTGTCTTATTCAATACTGTGTCAGACACACTTGCAGTATACTTTGTGCTTACTGTTCCTtgtgactgttttcctttttccacgTCAGAGGTACTCGTATTCTTTGctactttcctcttcctttcatcCTGTTAAACAGGCTGGTGTGGGTGGGCtggctttttttctattttttgtttttttctttcccccaaatcagTAGGAGATGTTTGTATTTGACATTTCCTTAATCCTGAAGAGCTGGGCCGGTCCACCACAACAAGGCATTTGTAAGGAACTCTCATTTCATAGCAAGTGTGTCACGGATCACATGTTATTATTAATGGTACTCCTTCCTAGAAGCTGATGATGCCTTAAAGGAGGACAAGGAAATCCAAGGCAAACATTTGAGGCAAATTGTATTCTTCTGCAATAAAACACTGATTACAGAGAGAGCTACTGTATTTGGGAAGACATTTAATCTGGGCATGAATATTGTTCCCTCAAGAAAAACACCCTACAGATATCCATGTGGAAACAATTTGAAAACTAATTCAGAAGTAATCGTTGCAAAGAAAAGCTactataactgattcactttgttataaagcagaagctaacacaccattgtaaggcaattatacttcaataaagatgtttaaaaaaaataaataaataaatgctaccATCacatgttggaaaaaaaaaaaaaggttcctgaTGAATACAGTAGATGTGGGAAAACGCAACTCGTTTCTAAGCAAGAGAAAAGTCGTTCTGGAATGAAACAATACAAATATAATCCAGTTAGAAAAGCCAGAAGtcaaaatgaagattttattCTGCACCAGAACATTCAGGCTTTGAAGCAACCTTTTGGCTATGACAAATGTGGGAAAACCTCTTCAAGAGGGCAGTCCTCTTCACATAGAGGAGGATACATTCTGAAAGGAAACCAAATTAATGTAATGAATGTAGGAAAGCCTTTTCTAAGAAGTCCACCCTCACTGTACACCAGAGAATTCAtacaggggagaaaccctatgTTCGTAATGACTGTAGGAAAACTTTCTGTGTAAAGACGAACCTTACTAGACACcaaagaattcatactggagagtgACCCTATGAATGCAGCATATGTGGAAAAACCTTCACTGACAAATTGGCCCTCATCGTGCATCAGAAAATTCAGAGGGGAGAAATCCTATGAGTGTCATGAATGTGGGAAGACCTTTTTTGGGGAAGTCAGCCCTCACTGAACATTTCAGGTTACACACGGGAGAAACCTTACGAATGCAAAGAATGTGGGAACGCCTTCAACAAGAATCTTACCTCGCTGTTCATCAGTGAACTCACAGAGGAGAGAAACCaaatgaatgtaaagaatgtgggaaaaccttctgTCATTCAGCCCTCAATGTGCATCAGAGatctcacacaggagagaaaccctacgAATGAAATCAGTGTGGAAAAATTTTATGTACTAAAGCAGCCCTCACGGCACATTAGATAACTCATAGAGGAGAGAAATCTTACCTATGTAACAAATGTGGGAAATTTTTCTGCCATAAGTCAACACTCACTATACATCAcagaactcacactggagagaaacgcAGTGTGTTTAATAACTGTGGTAGAACATTCGCTGTGACGTCAAACCACAGTGAATATAAGAGAGTGCACACAAAGGGGAATCTTTATGAGTGCAACGGACATGGACACGCCATCAACAAAAACTCACACATCAAGCATCAGAGAACTATATGGGGGAGACCATATGAATGTAGCGAGTGTGGGAGAACCTAATGCCGGAAGTCGGCCCTCACTTGC
The sequence above is drawn from the Balaenoptera musculus isolate JJ_BM4_2016_0621 chromosome 15, mBalMus1.pri.v3, whole genome shotgun sequence genome and encodes:
- the ZNF334 gene encoding LOW QUALITY PROTEIN: zinc finger protein 334 (The sequence of the model RefSeq protein was modified relative to this genomic sequence to represent the inferred CDS: inserted 7 bases in 5 codons; deleted 1 base in 1 codon; substituted 11 bases at 11 genomic stop codons), translated to MALGGESGVQGCSRLVSFKDLTADFTQEEWQQLDRAQRLLXRDVVLENYSSRISGINVSKPDVIFRLEQGEEPRTVEEFSSQNYSEADDALKEDKEIQGKHLRQIVFFCNKTLITERATVFGKTFNLGMNIVPSRKTPYRYPCGNNLKTNSEVIVAKKSEKKKKVPDEYSRCGKTQLVSKQEKSRSGMKQYKYNPVRKARSQNEDFILHQNIQALKQPFGYDKCGKTXFKRAVLFTXRRIHSERKPNXCNECRKAFSKKSTLTVHQRIHTGEKPYVRNDCRKTFCVKTNLTRHQRIHTGEXPYECSICGKTFTDKLALIVHQKIQXGEKSYECHECGKTFFGKSALTEHFRLHTGXKPYECKECGNAFNKXSYLAVHQXTHRGEKPNECKECGKTFCHSALNVHQRSHTGEKPYEXNQCGKILCTKAALTAHXITHRGEKSYLCNKCGKFFCHKSTLTIHHRTHTGEKRSVFNNCGRTFAVTSNHSEYKRVHTKGNLYECNGHGHAINKNSHIKHQRTIWGRPYECSECGRTXCRKSALTCHHRTHTGXRPYECNECGKTFHQKFSFVEHQRTHTGXKPYECAERGKSSCHKSGFRVHRRIHMGEKPXECNKCGEAYHRLWTLTEHQKIHPGXKPYECRGCEKTFCHKSNFLLHQKTHKE